The nucleotide sequence CGTAACGCACAACCAAGAAGTATGGGCTTTACTAGCGCCTGTTCGTTATAGGGGTGTCGCCTTTCCCCCGCTACCTCGTTACCTTTGCAGCTTCTTATGAAGCTACCTAATTTCCAAGACCTAGTTCTGTTCGAAGACGAAGACTACGTCGTCATCAACAAGCCCCCTTTCCTAGCCACACTCGACGAGCGGTTCGGCGGCGCGCCAAACATTCTGCGCCTCGCCCGTGAGCAGTACGACGACGTGCAAGCTTGCCATCGTCTCGATAAAGAAACCAGTGGTTCCTTAGCTCTTGCCAAAAACCCGGCTGCGTACCGCCACTTGGCCATGCAGTTCGAAGACCGCAAAGTGCGCAAGGTATATCATGCCGCGGCGTGGGGTGTACACCAATACGATGGCTTGCGCGTGGACCGCAATATCGAGACGACCACCAAGGGCCGCGCCCGTTTGGCCTACAACGGTAAGCCTGCCGTGACGCTGGTACGCACCATGGAGGCGTTTGCCCGCCATACCTTGCTGGAATGTCAGCCCATTACGGGCCGTATGCACCAGATCCGCCTGCACCTCGCCTATTTGCAAGCGCCTATCATCGGCGACAAGATGTACGGCGGTGAGGACTTCTATTTGTCGTCATTAAAGAAGAAGTTCAATATCAAGGAAGGCGAGGAAGAGCAGCCATTCATCAAGCGGTTTGCCTTACACGCTGCTAGCCTCACGTTTGCTAAACTGGATGGGGAAAGTGTGACGATTGAAGCTCCTTATCCCAAAGATTTTCGGGTGTTGGTTGACACGTTGCGGCAGTATCAGTAAGAACCAAGAGTTGGGGTCAGCGCATCCACCTGTACAATAAGGCGGAAAGTGGCAACCTGCTCTTTACCACCCTAGCTCCTGTCTTATAGCTGCTTGCTAGGCATAATTCTCAATCCCTGTGTTGCAAATCCGCCGAAAGGCGGTAACTTTGTGTCCGTTTTCCCGGACCGGGTTTCGGTTTCATCTCATTTCCAAACGCTTACCTTCCTCCCAATGGATCATCTGAGCTTCAAGACGGTATCCGTCAACAAAGCCAACGCCGATAAGGCCTGGGTTGTGGTTGATGCCAGTGTTGCGCCCCTGGGCCGTCTGGCCAGCCAGATTGCCAACATGCTGCGTGGCAAGCACAAGCCATCGTTCACGCCCAACTCTGATTGCGGCGACAACGTTATTGTCATCAACGCCGACAACCTGCGTGTGACTGGCAAGAAACTGACCGATAAAATCTATGTAACCCACTCGGGTTATCCAGGTGGTCAGAAGCGCGTTAACCTGCGCGACAAAAAGGCCAAGAACTCGGCTAGCGTAATCGAGCACGCCGTAAAAGGCATGCTGCAAGGCAACCGCCTTGGCCGCGAGCAGTTCCGCAACCTGTACGTGTATGCCGGCAACGAGCACCCCCATCAAGCGCAGCAGCCGCAAGCTGTTGAACTGAAAAACCTTTAAGCCGATCGTTCGGCGTCTCTTTTCTTTAATTTTTTCACTTAATGGAAATTACCAACACCTCTGGTAGAAGAAAAACCTCGGTGGCCCGCATCTACATGCAGGCCGGGCAAGGGAATATCACTATCAATGGCCGGGACATGAAGACTTACTTCGGTAACGAACTCCTGGAAAACATTGTGAACCAGCCGCTTGCTGTTGTTGAGCAGGTTGGTCAGTACGACATCAAGGTGAACGTAGGCGGTGGCGGTATTTCGGCTCAGGCTGAAGCCATCCGTTTGGCCATCTCGAAAGCCCTCGTAGGGAACAGCGAAGAAGTTCGTCCGGCCCTGAAGAAGGAAGGCTTCATGACCCGCGACCCGCGCATGGTGGAACGCAAGAAATTTGGCAAGCGCAAGGCTCGTCGTTCGTTCCAGTTCTCGAAACGCTAATCCCAGAGGAAATTCATCATGGCTCAGTCCACATCATATAAAGATCTGCTTGACGCTGGTGCCCACTTTGGTCACCTCACGCGCAAGTGGGACCCGAAAATGGCTCCGTTCATCTTCATGGAGAAGAACGGTATCCACATCATCGACCTCAACAAAACGCTTGTTTCGTTGGATCAGGCGGCTAACGCCATCCGCAACATTGCAAAGAGCGGCCGCAAGGTAATGTTCGTTGCAACCAAGAAGCAGGCGCAAGAAATTGTAACGGCTGAGGCTACCCGCCTGAAGATGCCATTCGTGACCGATCGGTGGTTGGGCGGTATGCTCACCAACTTCGCCACGGTGCGTAAGTCGTTGAAGAAAATGAGCACCATCGACAAGATGGTGAAGGAAAACACCGCTTATGCTGCCCTCGCAAAACGTGAGCGTCTGATGATGACGCGTGAGCGTGAGAAGTTGGAGCGTGTACTTGGCGGTATCGCCGATCTGAGCCGCCTCCCCGCTGCTTTGTTCGTGGTAGACGTGAAGCGCGAGCACATTGCCGTGAAAGAAGCCAAGAAGTTGGGCGTTCCGGTATTCGCTATCTGCGATACCAACTCCAACCCTGAATTGGTAGACTTCCCGATTCCAGCAAACGACGACGCTTCGAAGTCTATTCAGCTCATCGTGGGCGTGATTGGTAAGGCTATCGAAGAAGGCCTGTCGGAGCGCAAAGTCGACAAAGAAGATGCCGACAAGAAGCAAGCAGAAGACGAAGGCATCCAGGAAAAACTGACTGCCGACGAATAAGCTTTCAAGAAGCTAAAATGTGAAGTCAGAAGCTAGAATCCGATGGTGCATACCAGGTCCCGGGTTTTGCTTCTGACTTCTTCTTTTGCCGTTTCCACTCACAAATACTAACACTAGCTAGTAGCTACTAGCCTCTAAACTTTCCCAAGAATGGCAGCAATTACCGCCCAAGACGTGAACAAGCTGCGCGCCATGACCGGCGCCGGCATGATGGATTGCAAAAAAGCTTTGGTAGAAGCCGAAGGCGACTTCGAAGCTGCCCGTGACATTTTGCGCAAGCAGGGCCAGAAAATTGCTGATAAGCGCTCCGACAACGCTACCTCTGAAGGTCTGGTGTTGGCAAGCGTGAACGAAGAAGGCACCAACGGCAAGTTGGTTGCTTTAGCTTGCGAGACGGAGCCTGTATCAAAGGTGCCTGATTTCCGCAACCTAGTACAGCAAATCCTCGACTCAGCTGTGAAAACCAACGCGGCTACCAAAGAAGACCTACTTGCTGCTTCGCAAGAAGACGGCCGTAGCCTGCAAGACCACATCACCGACTTGATGGGCAAAATTGGCGAGAAGCTGGACGTAGTAGCCTACGCTAACATGAGCGCCGAGAAAGTAGCTTCTTACATCCACTCTGACGGTAAAAAAGGCGTACTCGTAGGCCTGAAGAACGTGAACGGTGCTGATGTAACCACTGTAGGCCGCGACGTAGCAATGCAAATTGTAGCGATGAAGCCTGTAGCGGTTGACAAAGACGGTGTGGATTCTGCTACCGTTGAGCGCGAAATTGAAATTGGCAAAGAGCAGGCACGTGCTGAAGGCAAGCCTGAAGCCATGCTCGAGAAGATTGCGCAAGGTAAACTCAACAAGTTCTACAAAGAAAATACGTTGTTGAACCAAGAGTTCGTGAAAGACAACTCGGTAACCATCGCTCAGCTGCTCGACAAAACGTCGAAAGGCATGACGGTAACTGACTTCAAGCGTGTAGCCATCGGTGCTTAAGCTTTAGCCTAACATATTGAGAAAGCCCCGCTAGTATAATGCTAGCGGGGCTTTTTGTTATTTGCGGCCTATGGATGAACACACGAAAAGAGCTCATCGGTATTTGCTATACCACTTTTTACAAACAATCCGCAAACCCCCACGTGGTGTTAGTCCAGCCGAAAGACTCACAGATGAGCAGCGTAGGCGTTATGTCAATTACGCTGGGCCGGTTGCTTATCTCCTCCATAACTTGGCATTACTAGGAGCAGATGACTTTGAAGACTTCAATGAAGAAGCCTTTTGGAATGGATTTGACGATTTTAGTCAGCACTGTCCTGAGATAGATGTGAGTCACTTTAGAAGGGTTTTTGAGTCTGAGTTGCTCCGACATTCCAACGATTAATGTCCTGCCTGTTTTTGATACGCATGCACCCGCGCCGCGGCATTCTGCCGGATGTTCATGTAGAACAGTGCATAATCGACGAGGTGAAAGGAATGGCTTAGCTCGGGGCGGCCGGGCAGCAGGAAGCGGGGGTAGCCGTAGGATTGCGGCCGATGAATCCAGAGTAGCCCGTTATGCGCTTTAGCATCCACAACGGCGGTATCCACTTTGCTGAAACCATAGGAAGTCCCCCCGAGGTTGAGGTGCGCTATAGCTGTAGCCGTGTCGCGCTTCCACGTTAGAGGGTTGGTCACGACGCTATGAGCATAGGGAGCGTATTCCTGTCCCCAATCCACGGTGTTCCAGGCTACATAGCAACCGGTTTGGGTGGAATCCTCACAG is from Hymenobacter tibetensis and encodes:
- a CDS encoding RluA family pseudouridine synthase, with product MKLPNFQDLVLFEDEDYVVINKPPFLATLDERFGGAPNILRLAREQYDDVQACHRLDKETSGSLALAKNPAAYRHLAMQFEDRKVRKVYHAAAWGVHQYDGLRVDRNIETTTKGRARLAYNGKPAVTLVRTMEAFARHTLLECQPITGRMHQIRLHLAYLQAPIIGDKMYGGEDFYLSSLKKKFNIKEGEEEQPFIKRFALHAASLTFAKLDGESVTIEAPYPKDFRVLVDTLRQYQ
- the rplM gene encoding 50S ribosomal protein L13, giving the protein MDHLSFKTVSVNKANADKAWVVVDASVAPLGRLASQIANMLRGKHKPSFTPNSDCGDNVIVINADNLRVTGKKLTDKIYVTHSGYPGGQKRVNLRDKKAKNSASVIEHAVKGMLQGNRLGREQFRNLYVYAGNEHPHQAQQPQAVELKNL
- the rpsI gene encoding 30S ribosomal protein S9 — translated: MEITNTSGRRKTSVARIYMQAGQGNITINGRDMKTYFGNELLENIVNQPLAVVEQVGQYDIKVNVGGGGISAQAEAIRLAISKALVGNSEEVRPALKKEGFMTRDPRMVERKKFGKRKARRSFQFSKR
- the rpsB gene encoding 30S ribosomal protein S2; translation: MAQSTSYKDLLDAGAHFGHLTRKWDPKMAPFIFMEKNGIHIIDLNKTLVSLDQAANAIRNIAKSGRKVMFVATKKQAQEIVTAEATRLKMPFVTDRWLGGMLTNFATVRKSLKKMSTIDKMVKENTAYAALAKRERLMMTREREKLERVLGGIADLSRLPAALFVVDVKREHIAVKEAKKLGVPVFAICDTNSNPELVDFPIPANDDASKSIQLIVGVIGKAIEEGLSERKVDKEDADKKQAEDEGIQEKLTADE
- the tsf gene encoding translation elongation factor Ts; this translates as MAAITAQDVNKLRAMTGAGMMDCKKALVEAEGDFEAARDILRKQGQKIADKRSDNATSEGLVLASVNEEGTNGKLVALACETEPVSKVPDFRNLVQQILDSAVKTNAATKEDLLAASQEDGRSLQDHITDLMGKIGEKLDVVAYANMSAEKVASYIHSDGKKGVLVGLKNVNGADVTTVGRDVAMQIVAMKPVAVDKDGVDSATVEREIEIGKEQARAEGKPEAMLEKIAQGKLNKFYKENTLLNQEFVKDNSVTIAQLLDKTSKGMTVTDFKRVAIGA